The genomic interval GTCGTGCTCCTGGACGAACTCGATCGTGTCGGCGATCTGACGCGGAGTGGCCTGCTGCTCGGCGTTCACCGGCCAGATGTACTGCTCGGCGAGACCGGCGTCGCGCGCGAGGTAGGGGAAGGCGCCCTCGCAGCTCACGAGCGCCCGCTGCGGCTCGGGCAGTTCCGCGAGCGCCGCCTCGAGCTCGTCCTGCACCTCCTGGAGCTCGGAGCGGTAGGCGGCGCCGTTGGCGGCGAACTCCTCGGCGTGCTCGGGCTCGAGCTCGGAGAAGGCCGCGACGATGTTGTCGACGTAGCGCTGCACGAGCGCCGGGCTCATCCACGCGTGCGGGTTCGGCTTCCCGGCGTACGCGTCCTCGGCGATGTCGATCGGGGCGATGCCCTCGGTGACCACGACGTGGGGCACCTCGACCTGCGCGACGAACTGCGCGAACCAGGCCTCGAGCCCGAATCCGTTGTCGAGGATCAGCGCGGCCTCCGCGGCCTTCGCGATGTCGAGCGGCGTCGGCTCGTAGCCGTGGATCTCGGCACCGGCCTTGGTGATCGACTCGACGCGGATGCGGTCGCCCGCGACGTTGCGGGCAATGTCGGCGAGGACCGTGAAGGTCGTGAGCACGACCGGGGCGTCCTCGGGGACGCCGCCGCGGGGATCGGCCCGGGAATCCGGCTCCGCGCAGCCGAGCAGGAGCGGGGCGAGGAGGAGCGGGAGACCGAGGGCGCCGAGGAGGCGACGTGCTCGGGGACGGTGCGGCATGGATTCTCCGTATAGGTGAAGATCAAAGTTCGTGTAGTCGAACTTTTATGATCATAGCCCCTCGGCCCGGGTGGGGGGAAGCCCCTCGACCCGGGCGGGGGAAGCCCCGCGGCCGAGGCGGAACGGGCGGCGCCGAATGCGCAGGAGCGCGGGTCCGGGACTCCGGGGGCGTAGACTCGGGCCGTGTCCCGTGCCACCCTCCCCGATCTCGCGGTCGTCGCCGTCGGCGGAGCCGCGGGCTCGCTCGCCCGCTACGGCACGGGTCTCCTCATCGGGTCGCCCGATGCGAACGGGGGATTCCCGTTCGCGACGCTCCTCGTGAACGTTCTCGGCGCCTTCCTGCTCGGTGCGCTCGTGGAGGTCGTCGCCCGGCGCGGCGGCGAGCGCGGGCGCTGGCGCACGGCGCGGCTGCTGCTCGGCACCGGCGTGCTCGGCGGCTTCACGACCTACAGCCTCTACGCCGGCGACACGGCGCGACTGCTCCTCGAGGGGCGGATCGGGGTCGCGCTCGGTTACGCCGCGGCCACGCTCCTCGCCGGCGCCGCGGCGAGCGGCCTCGGGATCCTGGCGGGGCGCGGCATCGCGCCGGAGGCGGCGGCGCACGCGGAGGATGCGCGATGAGCGGCGCACTGCTCGCGTTCGGGATCGCGGTCGCCGGCGGACTCGGCGCGGCGCTGCGCCACCTCGTCGACAGCGGCCTGCCTGACCGGGTGCGGGCGCGCTTCCCCTGGGGGATCCTGCTCGTCAATCTGAGCGGCTCCCTGGTGCTCGGGATCCTCACGGGCCTCGCGCTAGACCAGCGCATCCTCGCGGTCCTCGCGACCGGGCTCCTCGGCGGCTATACGACCTTCAGCACCGCGAGTCTCGACACGGTCAGGCTGCTGCTCGCGCGCCGGATCGGGGCCGCGCTCGCGAACGGCCTCGGAGTGCTCCTCGCGGCGACGGCGCTCGCGGGATGCGGGATGCTGCTCGGCGCGCAGCTGCGGGGGTGACCGGCTCAGCGCACCCGTTCGACCGCGAAGCGCAGCTCGGGGTGCGCGTACGCCTCCTGCGCCGCGACGAGCTCGAGCTCCCGGCCGCCGCCGGCGAGGGTGCGCTCGAGCAGGGCGAAGACGCTCGCCGTCGTGCGCGCGAGCGCGTCGGCCGCGTCGCCGGTGCGACGGACGTGAGCGGTGAAGAGCGCCGCCGTCACATCGCCCGAGCCGTTGACCTTGAACGGGAGGTGCGGGGTGCGCGCGAGCCACGCCCCCGCCGGTGTGACCGCGAGCATCTCGACCGTTCCGGCCGGGCGGTCCGGGCGTTCGACGCTCGTGACGAGCACCGTCTGCGGGCCGAGCTCCCGCGCGCGGTCCACGGCGTCGAGGGTGGTCTCGAGCGTGTCGGGGGCGGTTCCGGTGAGGAAGCCGAGCTCGAACTGGTTGGGAGTGATGAGGTCGGCGCGGGGGACCACGCGATCCCGGATGAGCCGCTGCACCTCGGGGGCCACGTGGCAGCCGGAGCGGGCGTTGCCGAGCACGGGGTCGCAGGCGTAGATCGCATCGGGGCTGTGGTGCTTCACACGGTCGACCGCGTCGAGGATCGCGTCGCCGATGCTGTCGCCGCCCTGGTAGCCCGAGAGCACCGCGTCGACGCCGGCGAGGCCCCCGCGCTCCTCGATGCCGAGAACGATCTCGCGCACCTCGTCCCCCGACATGAGTGGACCCCGCCAGGCCCCGTAGCCCGTGTGGTTCGAGAAGCAGACCGTGTGCACCGGCATCACCTCGACGCCGATCCGCTGCAGCGGGAACACGGCGGCGGAGTTGCCGACGTGGCCGTACGAGACGGAGGACTGGATCGAGAGGATGCGCATGACTCCGATCCTCCCATTGGTCCTCCGAGTAGACCATCCTCTCGTCGATCGAGTGGACCACTCCTCGTGTCAGACGGCGCGGCCCGGGGAGAGGATGCCGCGCGGATCGAGCGCGGACCTGATCGCGCGCTGCACGTCGCGCGACACGGCGTCGAGCTGCCACGGGAGCTCGTGCAGTTTCACGGCGCCGATGCCGTGCTCGCCCGAGATCGTGCCGTCGAGGGAGAGCGCAAGCCGGGTCACCTCGTCGAGCACCGCTTCGGCCCGGGCGCTCCCGTCCGCGCCCTCGGGCAGCTCGACCGTGCTGTGGAGATTGCCGTCGCCCGCGTGGGCCACGGTCGAGACGCGGACGCCGCGCCGCCGCGAGATCTCCTCGACGCCGCGAAGCATCCGGGCGAGCGCGGCCACCGGAACGCCGACGTCGCAGGAGAGCTTCAGGCCGCGCGCGTTGAGCGCGGGGTTCGAGAGACGGCGCGCCTCGAGCAGCGCGTCGGAGTCCGACACCTCGGTGTCGACGGCGCCGTGCGCGGCGCAGCTCTCCGCGATCGCCCGAGCGTGCGCCTCCGCGTGCTCGCCGACCGTCTGACCGACGAGCATCGCGCCGCCCGGCACGACGAGCCCGCTCGGCCGGAACGATTCGATGATCTCGACGCTGAGCGCGTCCATGAGCTCGAGCACCTCGGGCCGGGCCGGGCCGTTCACGATCGCCGTCACCGCGTTCCCCGCATCCTCCAGGCGGTCGAAGCTCGCGCGGAAGGTCCGGGGCGTTCCCGGCGGCACCGGGTGCAGGCGCACCGTGACCTCCGTGACCACGCCGAGGGTGCCCTCCGAGCCCACGAAGAGCCGGGTGAGGTCGTAGCCGACGACGTTCTTGCGCGTCCGCGCCCCGGTGCGCAGCACCCGGCCGTCGGCCAGCACGACCTCGAGCGCCGCGACGGCGTCCGAGGTGACGCCGTGGGCGACGCAGCGCAGCCCGCCCGCGTTCGTCGCGACGTTCCCGCCGACCGTGCAGCTGCGCGCGCTCGCGGGGTCAGGGGGGAAGAACAGCCCGTGCGCGCGGCAGGCGCGGTCGAGCTCCGCCGTCACGACCCCGGGCTCCACGACCGCGAGCCGGTTCTCCGCATCGATCTCGAGGATGCGGTCCATCCGCTCGAGGGACAGGATCAGGCCGCCGTCGTAGGACAGCGCCCCGCCGGAGACGCCCGTGCCCGCCCCGCGGACGCTCACGGGCACCCGTGAGGCGTGCGCCCAGGCGAGCGCCGCGGAGACCTCCGCGGTCGTGGTCGCGAGGCACAGCGCGAGGGGCGCGCCGTCCGGCACGGCCCGGGAGGCGTCCCGCATGTAGGGAGCCAGCTCCGCCGGATCGCGCACCAGGCGCCCCGGCGTCCCGAGTGTCTCGAGCTCCCGTGCCAGCCGATCCAGGTCCGGCCCCGTCGTCCCATCGTCCATGCCCACAGCGTAGCGCCGGTGC from Leucobacter allii carries:
- a CDS encoding metal ABC transporter substrate-binding protein, coding for MPHRPRARRLLGALGLPLLLAPLLLGCAEPDSRADPRGGVPEDAPVVLTTFTVLADIARNVAGDRIRVESITKAGAEIHGYEPTPLDIAKAAEAALILDNGFGLEAWFAQFVAQVEVPHVVVTEGIAPIDIAEDAYAGKPNPHAWMSPALVQRYVDNIVAAFSELEPEHAEEFAANGAAYRSELQEVQDELEAALAELPEPQRALVSCEGAFPYLARDAGLAEQYIWPVNAEQQATPRQIADTIEFVQEHDVPAVFCESTVSDRAMRQVVEATGARFGGTLYVDSLSEADGPVQSYLDLIRYDAETIASALTGSGS
- a CDS encoding fluoride efflux transporter FluC: MSRATLPDLAVVAVGGAAGSLARYGTGLLIGSPDANGGFPFATLLVNVLGAFLLGALVEVVARRGGERGRWRTARLLLGTGVLGGFTTYSLYAGDTARLLLEGRIGVALGYAAATLLAGAAASGLGILAGRGIAPEAAAHAEDAR
- a CDS encoding fluoride efflux transporter FluC, producing MSGALLAFGIAVAGGLGAALRHLVDSGLPDRVRARFPWGILLVNLSGSLVLGILTGLALDQRILAVLATGLLGGYTTFSTASLDTVRLLLARRIGAALANGLGVLLAATALAGCGMLLGAQLRG
- the pdxY gene encoding pyridoxal kinase PdxY, which produces MRILSIQSSVSYGHVGNSAAVFPLQRIGVEVMPVHTVCFSNHTGYGAWRGPLMSGDEVREIVLGIEERGGLAGVDAVLSGYQGGDSIGDAILDAVDRVKHHSPDAIYACDPVLGNARSGCHVAPEVQRLIRDRVVPRADLITPNQFELGFLTGTAPDTLETTLDAVDRARELGPQTVLVTSVERPDRPAGTVEMLAVTPAGAWLARTPHLPFKVNGSGDVTAALFTAHVRRTGDAADALARTTASVFALLERTLAGGGRELELVAAQEAYAHPELRFAVERVR
- a CDS encoding FAD-binding oxidoreductase; the encoded protein is MDDGTTGPDLDRLARELETLGTPGRLVRDPAELAPYMRDASRAVPDGAPLALCLATTTAEVSAALAWAHASRVPVSVRGAGTGVSGGALSYDGGLILSLERMDRILEIDAENRLAVVEPGVVTAELDRACRAHGLFFPPDPASARSCTVGGNVATNAGGLRCVAHGVTSDAVAALEVVLADGRVLRTGARTRKNVVGYDLTRLFVGSEGTLGVVTEVTVRLHPVPPGTPRTFRASFDRLEDAGNAVTAIVNGPARPEVLELMDALSVEIIESFRPSGLVVPGGAMLVGQTVGEHAEAHARAIAESCAAHGAVDTEVSDSDALLEARRLSNPALNARGLKLSCDVGVPVAALARMLRGVEEISRRRGVRVSTVAHAGDGNLHSTVELPEGADGSARAEAVLDEVTRLALSLDGTISGEHGIGAVKLHELPWQLDAVSRDVQRAIRSALDPRGILSPGRAV